GTGCCTGTGGAGTACTAAGGTACTCTGCTCATGGCGCGTGAAATAAAACTTATACTTTTGGTTGTGGAAATTTTGACTTCTGCTTTATTTCTGAGTTTATAAGTAGTTAAACTTCGATGTTTGAAATCGTTCTGCTTTTTCGTTGTAAATCTCGCTCGTTGTCGGCTCGCATCCCCTCTTCCCTGGTCCTGTTTTCTCCTTCCGAGTCTCCTTGGGCCAATGGTGGAGGAGATCTGGTTAATGCGCGAACGATTCCATGCGCATATGCTGAGAGAAAGCGCGGGACCCAGAGAAACACACAATGTTCTCGTAAAAGCGAACACGTCGACAGCTAACAATGTATCGAATTCGCCGAAGTGAGGACCGGATGTAACACGTGACAACCTTTTGAAGAGAATTTATGGCCTCTTACAATGTATCTGGTTTGCCGAAGTGAGGACCAAATGTAGCCCGTCTCAATCTTTGGAAAAGAATTTATGGCCCCTTACAATGTATCTGGTTTGCTGAAGTGAGGACCAAAGATGATTCTAGCTGAAAATAACAATTCTCTGGTTTCCGACTTCCTCTCAGCTCGGCCGTCCGCGTTGAgtgttttacaataatatactgTGTCTATAATGTTCTCGCTAAACCGTTCGTAGTTCCCTCTCAATTTATGAGCTTCCATCACGAAACGCAGCTGTAGCTATCCTTGCCCGGCGTTACCGTCATACCGTGCCTATCCAATTCACGCGATAGCGTTACAGCCTCATAAGTGGTCGAAAAATATCTCGCTTTTATATATACTAATTTGAATCTCATCTGAGGAAATAGGATAGCGATCATCAGCTGTAATCCTATTGATAAATCTGGTCTGGTTCCTTGTGACTTTATTTTTTGATCAGGTGTGCCCGAAAGTCAAGGATCTATATGTTTCCTTCGGAACCGTGATGTTGGATGTAACAATACCAACCTTGAATTTCCCGCATCTTTATCCATTGTTTTCTTTGGGTATCTATATATATGACatggatttttaaatatgtaaaaagatGATCTGTGTTGTGCTTTTgccaaataaatttgaaatatataataatgtaaaacaatagaaaattttatttaacagtaGGAAAGAAGTTAAACCATTATGAACTATATCCGTAACTAATGGCAGTTGATGAATACGTATTTCGCGAAGAACAAGTTAAATGATTTATACCTTGTAAGCCGTAATTAATAcagcaaattgaaaataataatatcaagaAAAACTAACACACGTATGACGATAACATGTATTAAAAGTTATTAGGTTATTATGGTTATAAAACAAACGAGTGTTCATATGAACTGTTGTCAACATTAATTGTTATACATGAGACCAATAAAATTGCTCCTAGAAGAAAGTGAATCCGTGtgtttaagtatataaatatgtcAATCAGTATAAACTTACAAGAGGGTAATAGGAATGATGTCACAGAAATGCAATTTATGAATTTTGTTTGTCCAATTTGTGACTTtgtttttatgaataaaaaagaattgtttgaTCATTTGCACAATCATACTGGGGATGGATTATTGAAGCACATACAATTTTTGAAGAGAGACTTAAATGACGACTCACATGCAGAACTAGAACACCTTAGTCaagaaaaattatatgataAATTACACGAAAATGTGTCAAGACCTTATAAGTGTCAGCAATGTGACTTAACATTTGATCGAGCCTCTCAATATGATTATCATCATCGAAGTATACATTTAGGTGAAAAGTCACAGCTCTGTGAAATTTGTGGCAAAGGTTTCTTTCGAAAAGCAGATCTACGAACACATTTGAACATCCATTTAGGAACCAACACTTGCATTTGTGAAATTTGTGGAAGGAAGTTTAACCATATATCTAATTTGATTAGGCATAGTAGAATGCATGCtggtaattatattattcatataagaAGTTGACTATGAAGGagagaatgaaaattataaaattatctgaaattaaatttgtaggGATAAAACCATATCCATGCTCTATTTGCGGTAAACGTTTTACTCAAATTAGCTCTCTTGCAAGACATAAACGTATTCATGAGAGATTCAAAAAAGATACTGTGCTTGAAACACAaactaattatattaacacCAACATTGATcatatagtaaataaaaataaggtgaataagaaatattgtacCATATAATACTTACGAATAAAAAGACATGTACATGTGTATATTACATTAGCAACGTATAGTCTGTTGAAGGTAATGCATCTGTTCagcaaaaaattgttaaaagaaaacattattgTAAAACTTGTGGCGAAAGTTTTAATCTAATTTTGCATTTGCGGGAACATGAAAACTCTCATTCAAAGAATGCAACAAGTTTGGAATGCAAGAATAATGAGACGGTAAGACTTAGAATATCATTCAAAAGAATGTATATTTCTGATCATTTTTATTGTTcagaattttcagaaaaatttcgaatttgAGGAGCATAAAAATCATgagaataattttgattttcttgagaatgaggaaaatatgaaaaaagcaTTACCATTGGAAACAGTCATTTATATTACATCAGAGCAGGTAAATAATatgattacaattatatttatgttaatatgaTTACAATATGTAACTTTATTTCATGTGTAGTTGAAGAAAATCAATCTAGAGAACATTGAAAATACTAAGAATCATGTTACACAAGAACACTTTTgcaatacaaatgaaaaaattccaTTACCTGATGAATTAAATGATTCTGAGAAACTAATAGCTAATAATGAAGTACTTCAAAATATACTATATGTATGCCAAATGGATGATACTGTTCTGAAAAGCAAACTAAGTACTAAATCTATGAACAGTCATGAATATTTGTCATGTACACAAATGTATGAACCAGATTTGCAGAAATCAGATACACTACAAGACTATAATACctcaacaaatatttctttaaatgttaCCGATATGTTCCAAAAAATAGATTTATCAGAATCTAATATTAATGAGCATGATAAACTTGATTTAACCATTCAAAATCAGCAGGAAATAAATGTAGTACAAGATGAGAAAGCTGCTGAAAATTCAAATGATGAAAATAATCCTAATCAAGAAGAACCAATGTTACGTTTAGTACAAACAGAAACAGGGgaacaattttatgaatttttaattaataatttagtagagaaGTTACCAAATGCACAGACCATAAAAGCCTTAGAAAACAAGgaggaaaatacagatatttctGAGAATATAACGAACACGTGTTTcagtattaaaaatgtaaatgaagacGTCCAACATGAACAAAATATAAGAGATGATATACATACTGACCTAAATTATACACAATATGAATTACAGAGTgaagaaaaaaattttgttGGGAATCAGATCTTGTTAGATCCACAAACTGATTTTGATAAATACGTTGAAACGAATTTCGAGGTTTTCGAAAGGTTAAATTATGATGATAGTTCAGAAAGATTTCTTAAATTTGTGGAAAATGCAGGAGTCGAAAATCAAAGTTCCAAAATTTTAGAATGCAAAGAGAGTGACCAACTTTTACAATTTCAAAGTTTTGGTCAAATTGATACCATGCATGAAAGTGATAAAAATGATGGAATTAATGACAGTGAACAGATTCTTTTAACTTCTCTGAATGAAGATatacaatgtaaaataaatacgaATAGTAATCaaattgttaatgaaaatgaaacacaGGTGCAAACTGAAGATGCTATTACAAATGATAAAAAAGAGAATCTTCAAGAAGACTCAAAGAAATCAaaagtgtatttattaaaatttcaatgcaCAGTATGTGAGAAATCATTTTCAACTAGTTACAACTATAAACAACACATAGGTACACATTTTGCAGATCAACAAAAGTTTCATTGTAAAGAATGCAAAATGTCTTTTGCTTGGAAGTCAACATTAAATAAACATATCGCTAGTAATCATAGACCAGAAGGTCCGCAAAAGTTTGCGTGCGATATGTGccaaaaaatttataatacttcTTCACAAGTAAATGtaagtattttttttaaacgtaTTATTAAATCTTTACTTAAACATATTCTTACTATAGGAACATGTAAAACGTGATCATCTGAAACAGAGAAATCATGTGTGTTCCCACTGTggtaaatcatttttcaaaaaatacgatttaaaaatacataacagAATTCATACGGATGAGAGACCATATGTTTGTCCTGCTTGTGGGAAAAGATTCCATCACAGAAGTCACATTATTCGTCATGAGCGTATACATTTTTAAGAAGAAAAcatatgttaattatttgaagttttaaaagataaatggtgaaacatatttatgaatggaaaacattataaattttgCATTATGCAGGGTGTACAACTAAATAGATCAGAAGTTCTATTTTTcctattacattaataattgatattaaatcTTTTTCACATTAACAATTCCATCTATAGAAGAAAGTACTCTGTGTGTTTTGGTTTTACACCCTTTCATACATAATGAACACTATAATGTAACTTTAATAATGcctttcttaaatatttttttaagagattattatttttttaataaaagaaatcaataaatgataaaaacattaaaaaattcttgcaTTTTCATTACAAATCACTATACcttattcattaataatctGTGTTCTTAAGATTTGCACTATAGATAAGTGCTATAGTAGGTACGCATTACAGTATGGCACTATCTAGAAGTAAATTCTAGGTTCAATATGGTTGACATTATGAGTGACGACGTGGTGAATAACGTGCAAAATCTGAATTTAAAGGAAGAAAAGGCATGAATGTGATTTATTCGTAAAAaacttttcattctttttatttttagtattaaaatacgATGATGAAATTATACATTCGCAACTTGTATAATACAAGAAATTTGTATAATGTTTCTGTGAGACCACATGTTTCTTGGGTTCGTTATATAGTATCTCGTCACACTGATgttttttttcataatattatattgcaaGTGTTTTGTTGTGAtttgttcattaaaaatatttaactgtgagacaatataataaattcttattcttaTAAGAATAACCTTACCACACCAACGGAATCAATAATCTGATGTAATACGAACATTTTCCTTGTAATAAATGCCATTATTTTTCTTGATATATTACTTCGCGTTTTAAAAacacatgaaatattaatgaaactttttttaacaaaatttaatatatttttctgtttattgaaAATTAGGCAAAAATGAaggcattaaaaaaaaagaatgccgCTACCGATGAGAAAACAATTTCGGAATTAAAGCCTTGGCCGAATTATATTCAGGTATATAATGTCATTTTCGTttataataagtaatacatGAATAAGTAAGCGATTAACGTAAAAACATGTTTATCTaaactgtaacatatatatgtaGGAACGCATAGCATTATGGGATAAATTGAAAACAGATTACGAAGCAGAATTAGCTACAAAGCCGGTTGCTGAAATAAAAGTAACTCTTCCTGATGGGAAAGAAGTTGTTGGACAATCTTGGCGTACAACGCCGTATGAAGTAGCAAGGAGTATTAGTCAAGGTTTGGCTGATAGTGTTGTTATTGCCAAAGTCAATAATGAACTATGGGATTTGGATAGACCCCTGGAGTGTGATTGCAAACTTGAACTTCTTAAATTTGATAGTCATGATGGCCAACAAGTCTTTTGGCATTCTAGTGCACACATTCTGGGAGAAGCTATGGAAAGAGTATACGGTGGTTGTTTATGCTATGGTCCACCAATTGAAAATGGATTTTATTATGATATGTATCTAGgtgacaaaactatatcaaatctaGACTTTCCATACTTGGAaactctgtataaaactatagttaaAGAAAAGCAACCTTTCGAAAGACTAGAAATGAAGAAAGAAGATCTTCTGGAGatgtttaaatataatgaatttaaagttcgtattattaatgaaaaagtagCTACGCCTACCACCACTGTGTACAGGTGTGGACCATTGATAGATTTATGTAGAGGACCTCACATTAGACATACTGGAAAGGTGAAAGCTATTAAAGTCACCAAAAATTCTTCCACTTTTTGGGAAGGAAATGCTAATGCAGAATCCCTGCAAAGACTTTACGGTATCAGTTTTCCAGATACCAAGCAATTGAAAGAATGGGAAAAGTTTCAAGAAGAAGCTGCTAAACGAGATCACAGAAAAGTAGGAAGAGAACAAGAGCTCTTTTTCTTCCATGAACTTTCTCCGGGGTCATGTTTCTTTCAACCGCGCGGCGCGCATGTTTATAAcactttaatagaatttattcgcTCTGAATATAGAAAAAGAGGTTTTCAAGAAGTGGTCACTCCtaatatttataacagtaaGTTATGGCAAACCTCTGGCCACTGGATGCACTATGCAGAAAACATGTTTTCTTTCGATGTCGAGAAAGAAACTTTTGCGCTTAAACCTATGAATTGTCCTGGTCATTGTCTGATTTTTGACGTTCGTAGTAGATCTTGGCGTGAATTACCATTAAGAATGGCTGACTTTGGAGTATTACATAGGAACGAAATGTCCGGAGCACTGACTGGACTTACCAGAGTCAGACGTTTTCAACAGGACGATGCACATATATTCTGTTCGGTAGATCAAATTAAAGATGAAATGGTTGCCGCGTTAGACTTCTTGCGTTATGTGTATTCCGTTTTTGGTTTTACATTTAACTTGTGTTTATCCACAAGACCTGAGAAATATATGGGAGACATTGAGATGTGGAATGAAGCCGAAAAAGCATTGGAAGAAAGTTTAAACATGTTCGGGGAACCATGGAAAATAAACCCAGAAGATGGTGCGTTCTATGGTCCAAAGATTGATATAACAATTATGGATGCTTTGAAGAGACATCATCAGTGTGCTACTATTCAATTGGACTTCCAATTACCAATTAGATTTAATTTGTCTTATGTTAAGTAAGAGAAGAACAACtaattactttattgtttcCAAGTCAACTGTAATTGAAACTAAtgattaaatgtttcaaaactTTAGTGAGGCCGGAGAGAAGACAAGGCCAGTAATCATTCACAGAGCTATTCTGGGTTCCGTAGAAAGAATGATTGCAATTCTAACCGAATCTTACGCTGGAAAGTGGCCGTTCTGGTTGTCCCCGCGACAAGCAATGGTCATTCCAGTAAGTTCCCAATTCGATGAATATGCTTTCCAAGTGAAAGATAAACTATGGGATGCTGGATTTATGGCGGAAGTTGATACTGATGCAAGCGATACTCTGAATAGAAAAGTGCGGAACGCTCAGCTTGcacaatttaatttcattcttggTAAGAAAACAGATACATTTTATGTGTTCAGTAATAAATagcagaatatttaatttttacaatgtGTTTTCAGTTGTTGGGGAAAAGGAACTTAAAGCTAGTACGGTAAACGTTAGAACCAGAGACAACGTGGTACATGGGGAGGTTGCGGTGAATACTTTAatcgaaaaattcaaattgtttAAAGAACGAAAGGTTCAAAATTGCGAGGAAAAATTTTAAGCGAGCTTCATGGatgaacaaattatttatttatttataggctAATTTTCAACAATATCGGTTGTAATACAAAACCAATAGAACTAGAAGTAACATTTTGACGATAAATTAGGATAATGCACAGAAGctatttgaatagtaataccAGGCTATGGGTATCCTGTTTCTAAGGAAATCCTAAATATATAGGTtaacttttttataaaatattttccacagTTCCTTGCTGATCAAGTTAATACACAATCTAAAAAGAAAGTTATGCATTTATATTGACATGTTCTGTTCCACAATAGTGATATATAAAAAAGATAAATGTAGAGATAATACAATACATTTTGCATTTCCTCTTTAAGCATTTCTTTCTAAAGGACTTATTTACTACATCAGGGAGTCAttgacgataaattatttagagGCTACGGATGACATTTGATTATATCCGTCTTTGTGACAGAAACATCGAGTGTACATTGTAACATGAAATGTTTATCACAATGGCTGTGCTCCATGACTTACTGCAGACACTGTCAATTTGCATATTGCAGTAGCTGCATTTTAATGTCCTTTCAGAATAAATTGTTACAGTAAATTATATCTGATCCCCAAGCTAACAGAAAATTTCTGCCTTTTAAATCTCTTGTAGTAACCGTTACAATAAAGCAGCATGTTCGATTGCAATTGTGTTTAATTCATCTTAAATCTGTAAATTGACAAATTAAATCCCACGTTGATCACTGACGACCGAAGCTTTTCCGAATTGCTCAAAAACAATTATGAAAAGAAGTAACTGAATAATAGTTTAACTTGAGATCTACCATATcagatcattaataattaattctaatgctACTTGcttttgttacaaaagaataactaacgttatacaaaactaaaattcatgtggcggtcaacgtgttaatatatacGTGTCCCAGTACTTTATTAGTCAAGTAAATAGTTATTCTTTGCGagcgaataaattaatttaaaaagaaattgtattgTAACTAGTGTTTAATCATCATAAAGTAATCAAGCATGAATTTTTGCGCTTGCGCAAATGTCAATGCCTTTGTATGATTTTATATTCTAGGGGTGGAGTGTCGAACTTACTCCCCTCAAGCTAGTAACTCGAAAGCAGCGTTCCCCACTACCTCTGCTCAAGGAGCTGCCCGAGATTGTATATGTGAGCGTTTTATGCATGTTCAATAcaacaggtaaaagtaggtatggagagggtaactctcCGTGCAGGAAACGTCGCTATGGAGCTTGCGAGCTCCCAGTTGCACACCCCTGCCTGAGAACAAAGGTGCTAAGTAACTGGGAGCTCGCAAGC
This is a stretch of genomic DNA from Nomia melanderi isolate GNS246 chromosome 1, iyNomMela1, whole genome shotgun sequence. It encodes these proteins:
- the LOC116427599 gene encoding uncharacterized protein LOC116427599, coding for MSISINLQEGNRNDVTEMQFMNFVCPICDFVFMNKKELFDHLHNHTGDGLLKHIQFLKRDLNDDSHAELEHLSQEKLYDKLHENVSRPYKCQQCDLTFDRASQYDYHHRSIHLGEKSQLCEICGKGFFRKADLRTHLNIHLGTNTCICEICGRKFNHISNLIRHSRMHAGIKPYPCSICGKRFTQISSLARHKRIHERFKKDTVLETQTNYINTNIDHIVNKNKSVEGNASVQQKIVKRKHYCKTCGESFNLILHLREHENSHSKNATSLECKNNETNFQKNFEFEEHKNHENNFDFLENEENMKKALPLETVIYITSEQLKKINLENIENTKNHVTQEHFCNTNEKIPLPDELNDSEKLIANNEVLQNILYVCQMDDTVLKSKLSTKSMNSHEYLSCTQMYEPDLQKSDTLQDYNTSTNISLNVTDMFQKIDLSESNINEHDKLDLTIQNQQEINVVQDEKAAENSNDENNPNQEEPMLRLVQTETGEQFYEFLINNLVEKLPNAQTIKALENKEENTDISENITNTCFSIKNVNEDVQHEQNIRDDIHTDLNYTQYELQSEEKNFVGNQILLDPQTDFDKYVETNFEVFERLNYDDSSERFLKFVENAGVENQSSKILECKESDQLLQFQSFGQIDTMHESDKNDGINDSEQILLTSLNEDIQCKINTNSNQIVNENETQVQTEDAITNDKKENLQEDSKKSKVYLLKFQCTVCEKSFSTSYNYKQHIGTHFADQQKFHCKECKMSFAWKSTLNKHIASNHRPEGPQKFACDMCQKIYNTSSQVNEHVKRDHLKQRNHVCSHCGKSFFKKYDLKIHNRIHTDERPYVCPACGKRFHHRSHIIRHERIHF
- the ThrRS gene encoding threonine--tRNA ligase isoform X2, producing MVDIMSDDVVNNVQNLNLKEEKAKMKALKKKNAATDEKTISELKPWPNYIQERIALWDKLKTDYEAELATKPVAEIKVTLPDGKEVVGQSWRTTPYEVARSISQGLADSVVIAKVNNELWDLDRPLECDCKLELLKFDSHDGQQVFWHSSAHILGEAMERVYGGCLCYGPPIENGFYYDMYLGDKTISNLDFPYLETLYKTIVKEKQPFERLEMKKEDLLEMFKYNEFKVRIINEKVATPTTTVYRCGPLIDLCRGPHIRHTGKVKAIKVTKNSSTFWEGNANAESLQRLYGISFPDTKQLKEWEKFQEEAAKRDHRKVGREQELFFFHELSPGSCFFQPRGAHVYNTLIEFIRSEYRKRGFQEVVTPNIYNSKLWQTSGHWMHYAENMFSFDVEKETFALKPMNCPGHCLIFDVRSRSWRELPLRMADFGVLHRNEMSGALTGLTRVRRFQQDDAHIFCSVDQIKDEMVAALDFLRYVYSVFGFTFNLCLSTRPEKYMGDIEMWNEAEKALEESLNMFGEPWKINPEDGAFYGPKIDITIMDALKRHHQCATIQLDFQLPIRFNLSYVNEAGEKTRPVIIHRAILGSVERMIAILTESYAGKWPFWLSPRQAMVIPVSSQFDEYAFQVKDKLWDAGFMAEVDTDASDTLNRKVRNAQLAQFNFILVVGEKELKASTVNVRTRDNVVHGEVAVNTLIEKFKLFKERKVQNCEEKF
- the ThrRS gene encoding threonine--tRNA ligase isoform X1, yielding MMKLYIRNLYNTRNLYNVSVRPHVSWAKMKALKKKNAATDEKTISELKPWPNYIQERIALWDKLKTDYEAELATKPVAEIKVTLPDGKEVVGQSWRTTPYEVARSISQGLADSVVIAKVNNELWDLDRPLECDCKLELLKFDSHDGQQVFWHSSAHILGEAMERVYGGCLCYGPPIENGFYYDMYLGDKTISNLDFPYLETLYKTIVKEKQPFERLEMKKEDLLEMFKYNEFKVRIINEKVATPTTTVYRCGPLIDLCRGPHIRHTGKVKAIKVTKNSSTFWEGNANAESLQRLYGISFPDTKQLKEWEKFQEEAAKRDHRKVGREQELFFFHELSPGSCFFQPRGAHVYNTLIEFIRSEYRKRGFQEVVTPNIYNSKLWQTSGHWMHYAENMFSFDVEKETFALKPMNCPGHCLIFDVRSRSWRELPLRMADFGVLHRNEMSGALTGLTRVRRFQQDDAHIFCSVDQIKDEMVAALDFLRYVYSVFGFTFNLCLSTRPEKYMGDIEMWNEAEKALEESLNMFGEPWKINPEDGAFYGPKIDITIMDALKRHHQCATIQLDFQLPIRFNLSYVNEAGEKTRPVIIHRAILGSVERMIAILTESYAGKWPFWLSPRQAMVIPVSSQFDEYAFQVKDKLWDAGFMAEVDTDASDTLNRKVRNAQLAQFNFILVVGEKELKASTVNVRTRDNVVHGEVAVNTLIEKFKLFKERKVQNCEEKF
- the ThrRS gene encoding threonine--tRNA ligase isoform X3, translating into MKALKKKNAATDEKTISELKPWPNYIQERIALWDKLKTDYEAELATKPVAEIKVTLPDGKEVVGQSWRTTPYEVARSISQGLADSVVIAKVNNELWDLDRPLECDCKLELLKFDSHDGQQVFWHSSAHILGEAMERVYGGCLCYGPPIENGFYYDMYLGDKTISNLDFPYLETLYKTIVKEKQPFERLEMKKEDLLEMFKYNEFKVRIINEKVATPTTTVYRCGPLIDLCRGPHIRHTGKVKAIKVTKNSSTFWEGNANAESLQRLYGISFPDTKQLKEWEKFQEEAAKRDHRKVGREQELFFFHELSPGSCFFQPRGAHVYNTLIEFIRSEYRKRGFQEVVTPNIYNSKLWQTSGHWMHYAENMFSFDVEKETFALKPMNCPGHCLIFDVRSRSWRELPLRMADFGVLHRNEMSGALTGLTRVRRFQQDDAHIFCSVDQIKDEMVAALDFLRYVYSVFGFTFNLCLSTRPEKYMGDIEMWNEAEKALEESLNMFGEPWKINPEDGAFYGPKIDITIMDALKRHHQCATIQLDFQLPIRFNLSYVNEAGEKTRPVIIHRAILGSVERMIAILTESYAGKWPFWLSPRQAMVIPVSSQFDEYAFQVKDKLWDAGFMAEVDTDASDTLNRKVRNAQLAQFNFILVVGEKELKASTVNVRTRDNVVHGEVAVNTLIEKFKLFKERKVQNCEEKF